From Longimicrobiaceae bacterium, the proteins below share one genomic window:
- the murC gene encoding UDP-N-acetylmuramate--L-alanine ligase, with the protein MTALDLLQLARTKPIHFVGIGGAGMLPLAELVLQAQGRVTGCDSAETAGARQLRERGVQVEVGHAPEHVAGCGAVIVTSAVAPDHPEIEAARAAGIPVLKRAQALGEIVNRGAVVGVAGTHGKTTTTALTTSVLAAGGLEPTGLVGGRVPAWGGNLRRGGDQLFVVEADEYDRSFLTLRPAVAVVTTLEADHLDIYGTLQGVEDAFHAFLSSVPRNGLIVGCGDDAGVGRLLPRLASGGPRIVTYGLNAGSMLRAEEVRASGLESRFAVREEGRLLGGVRLRVPGVHNIRNALAAIAVARHLGIEWPAIARGLESYAGVERRFERIGEAGGVMVVDDYAHHPTELTATLRAARSAFPERRLVAVFQPHLYSRTRDFAAEFGRALALADLVFVTDVYPARERPIEGVTGELLVKTAAEAGATVHYLPDRAEVVECLLRELRPGDLCLTLGAGDLNEAARELYAALGGDGREDRRA; encoded by the coding sequence TTGACCGCCCTCGACCTGCTTCAGCTGGCCCGTACCAAGCCGATCCACTTCGTGGGGATCGGTGGTGCCGGCATGCTGCCGCTCGCCGAGCTCGTGCTGCAGGCGCAGGGGAGGGTCACCGGGTGTGACTCGGCGGAGACCGCGGGGGCACGGCAGCTTCGCGAGCGCGGCGTGCAGGTGGAGGTCGGCCATGCTCCCGAGCACGTGGCCGGCTGCGGGGCCGTGATCGTGACCTCCGCCGTCGCTCCCGACCACCCGGAAATCGAGGCGGCGCGCGCCGCGGGTATCCCGGTCCTGAAGCGGGCGCAGGCGCTGGGCGAGATCGTGAACCGCGGCGCGGTGGTGGGAGTTGCCGGCACCCACGGCAAGACGACCACCACGGCCCTCACCACCTCCGTGCTCGCGGCTGGCGGGCTCGAGCCCACCGGGCTCGTGGGCGGCCGGGTGCCCGCCTGGGGCGGCAATCTCCGCCGTGGTGGTGACCAGCTGTTCGTGGTCGAGGCGGACGAGTACGATCGCTCGTTTCTTACCCTCCGCCCCGCCGTCGCGGTGGTCACGACGCTCGAGGCGGACCATCTCGACATCTATGGCACCCTCCAGGGCGTCGAAGACGCCTTCCATGCCTTCCTGAGCAGCGTTCCCCGAAACGGACTGATCGTCGGTTGCGGTGACGACGCCGGGGTCGGTAGACTGCTGCCTCGTCTGGCCTCCGGGGGGCCGCGGATCGTGACCTACGGCCTGAACGCCGGGTCGATGCTGCGCGCAGAGGAGGTGCGTGCCTCGGGGCTGGAGAGCCGGTTCGCGGTGCGCGAGGAGGGGAGGCTGCTCGGCGGAGTGCGGCTACGCGTTCCCGGCGTCCACAACATCCGTAACGCACTCGCCGCTATCGCGGTGGCCCGCCACCTGGGCATCGAGTGGCCGGCGATCGCGCGGGGGCTGGAGTCGTATGCGGGCGTCGAACGCCGCTTCGAGCGAATCGGCGAGGCCGGCGGCGTGATGGTGGTCGATGATTATGCGCACCACCCCACGGAGCTGACCGCTACACTGCGCGCTGCCCGTAGCGCGTTCCCGGAGCGCAGGCTGGTGGCGGTATTCCAGCCGCACCTGTATTCGCGCACGAGGGATTTCGCGGCGGAATTCGGCCGGGCCCTGGCCCTGGCCGACCTCGTCTTCGTCACCGACGTCTATCCCGCGCGCGAGCGGCCGATCGAGGGTGTCACCGGTGAGCTGCTGGTAAAGACCGCTGCAGAAGCTGGAGCTACGGTCCACTACCTACCCGATCGGGCGGAGGTGGTGGAGTGTCTGCTCCGCGAGCTGCGTCCGGGGGACCTCTGCTTGACTCTCGGCGCAGGCGATCTGAACGAGGCTGCGCGGGAGCTGTACGCCGCTCTCGGTGGCGATGGCCGGGAGGACAGACGTGCGTAG